In Yarrowia lipolytica chromosome 1F, complete sequence, a genomic segment contains:
- a CDS encoding uncharacterized protein (Compare to YALI0F24299g, some similarities with uniprot|Q12333 Saccharomyces cerevisiae YOL152w FRE7 and wi|NCU08194.1 Neurospora crassa NCU08194.1 related to ferric reductase), translated as MVYDILATAKNQGQGSYNSDGSPRPGFLGRVYWMVIGAILAVITIFRVLSLLRQKYYLKRQKPPRSDSVPAKIIGAIVSTAREASLLQIPGFDIPWVNYTVEFPPVGDILIILFYVMIVMLLLFSKIDPFNPMNYETVAYRCGWVSISQISLIVILAARRNLVSILTGISAQRLNLYHRWTARVLFLCVILHLAHFIKTWGVTHQIQNQVSTNTFALKGFGAFGILCWIFISSFAPFRNMSYEFFVFQHIVTMIGFMVAVVIHAPNYAYHVVIPPLALFGLDRVLRLVWNLFINKAGLKPHQTALRVEPGAVVATIPTGLSWYPGQHMYLRFPNVSPLEQHPFTISTLPGDDMQFVIRSKAGFTKRLLKKASQLPEHEKMTLPVYLDGPYGETRDFKQFDTSVFVCAGIGASFCLPIAVDIIRNQHKTIARRLKFIWITKRFQDMELYAAQLTELLECARTFYDTASGIDVVVEIFATCEDDCCGAVTNCSSCCCDEVAVSRGECCCAAGIEPQPKNELTQAQTALAQSSTLSPVYYDFVEAGYLRLKQGRPQPYQYNRRKKLGSDKSFYRLISPVISMAQGESGVCICGPRRFTRIVSNTVVDITDDRAVLRGTGNQAVYTHVEHFGL; from the coding sequence ATGGTCTACGACATTCTGGCCACCGCCAAAAACCAGGGACAGGGCTCATACAACTCGGACGGATCTCCAAGACCAGGGTTTCTGGGAAGAGTTTACTGGATGGTCATTGGTGCCATTTTGGCAGTAATTACCATTTTCCGCGTGCTTTCGTTACTGCGACAAAAGTACTACTTGAAACGACAAAAGCCACCCAGATCAGACTCTGTTCCAGCCAAGATCATTGGAGCTATCGTATCTACAGCTCGTGAGGCCTCTCTATTACAGATCCCAGGGTTTGATATTCCTTGGGTCAATTACACGGTGGAGTTCCCGCCAGTAGGAGACATTCTCATCATTCTCTTTTACGTGATGATTGtaatgctgctgctcttctccaaaaTCGACCCTTTCAACCCTATGAACTACGAAACTGTGGCCTACCGATGCGGCTGGGTGTCTATTTCCCAGATCTCACTTATCGTCATTCTGGCAGCCAGAAGAAACCTCGTGTCCATTCTCACGGGCATTTCTGCTCAGAGGCTTAACCTGTACCATCGATGGACGGCCCGAGTGTTGTTCCTGTGCGTCATTCTGCACCTGGCCCACTTTATCAAGACCTGGGGAGTCACTCACCAGATTCAGAACCAGGTGTCGACAAATACGTTTGCCCTGAAAGGCTTTGGAGCGTTTGGAATTCTCTGCTGGATCTTCATTTCCTCTTTTGCGCCCTTCCGAAACATGAGCTACGAGTTCTTTGTGTTCCAACACATTGTTACTATGATTGGATTCATGGTAGCAGTCGTTATCCACGCGCCCAATTACGCATACCATGTCGTAATCCctcctctggctctttTTGGACTTGACAGAGTGCTCAGACTGGTCTGGAACCTGTTCATCAATAAGGCAGGGCTCAAACCTCATCAGACAGCCCTGAGAGTCGAGCCTGGAGCTGTGGTGGCCACAATTCCCACAGGACTCTCATGGTACCCTGGACAGCACATGTATCTCCGTTTCCCTAACGTATCTCCTTTAGAACAGCATCCTTTCACAATTTCCACACTGCCCGGAGACGATATGCAGTTTGTGATTCGTTCAAAGGCGGGATTCACTAAGCGGCTGCTCAAAAAGGCCTCTCAGCTCCCAGAACACGAGAAAATGACCCTTCCAGTCTACCTGGACGGTCCCTACGGCGAAACTCGTGATTTCAAGCAGTTTGACACCTCTGTTTTTGTCTGTGCCGGTATCGGAGCTTCTTTCTGCCTCCCTATCGCCGTGGACATTATTAGAAACCAGCACAAGACCATTGCTCGACGTCTCAAGTTCATCTGGATCACAAAGCGGTTCCAGGACATGGAACTGTATGCCGCCCAGCTGACTGAGCTGCTTGAATGCGCACGAACGTTCTACGATACAGCCTCTGGAATCGATGTTGTTGTCGAGATCTTCGCGACTTGTGAAGATGACTGCTGTGGGGCTGTCACTAACTGCTCtagttgttgttgtgaCGAGGTGGCTGTTTCTCGGGGCGAATGTTGCTGTGCAGCTGGTATCGAGCCCCAGCCGAAAAACGAACTTACACAAGCCCAGACTGCACTTGCTCAATCATCAACGCTTTCTCCGGTATACTACGACTTCGTTGAGGCCGGGTACCTGCGTCTCAAGCAGGGACGACCCCAGCCTTATCAGTATAACCGACGAAAGAAGCTTGGATCTGACAAGTCCTTCTACCGGCTCATTTCGCCGGTCATTTCTATGGCTCAGGGTGAGTCTGGAGTGTGCATTTGTGGCCCTAGACGGTTTACGAGAATTGTTTCCAACACTGTTGTTGAcatcaccgacgacagGGCAGTTCTGAGAGGTACAGGTAACCAGGCCGTGTACACACACGTGGAGCATTTTGGGTTGTAG
- a CDS encoding mitochondrial 54S ribosomal protein bL19m (Compare to YALI0F24365g, weakly similar to uniprot|P25626 Saccharomyces cerevisiae YCR046c PETCR46 ribosomal protein mitochondrial, similar to Saccharomyces cerevisiae IMG1 (YCR046C); ancestral locus Anc_6.315), which translates to MLARLIRPSLAAVRLPVMQMATFKTIKREPKTVNIYERHPRRLGTENALTHVTDKLMKQFDPQGVKMELMNPKSADRIKPGDIVQIKTTDGSLFTGLTMVVDFRGLSSNLLLRSKITKIGIDRRFKIFSPTVESVKIIRRATQKYTAERLYYIRGHKRLDVGDLEASVKKAAAKRKKFLFK; encoded by the coding sequence ATGCTGGCTCGACTGATCCGTCCATCGCTGGCAGCGGTGCGTCTGCCCGTGATGCAGATGGCCACAttcaagaccatcaagcGAGAGCCAAAGACCGTCAACATCTACGAGCGACACCCCCGACGTCTGGGTACCGAGAACGCTCTTACACACGTCACTGACAAGCTGATGAAGCAGTTTGATCCCCAGGGCGTCAAGATGGAGCTGATGAACCCCAAATCCGCTGACCGAATCAAGCCCGGAGACATTGTGCAGATCAAGACCACTGATGGCTCTCTGTTCACGGGCCTcaccatggtggtggacttCCGAGGACTGTCCTCtaacctgctgctgcgatCTAAGATCACCAAGATCGGAATCGACCGACGATTCAAGATCTTCTCTCCAACCGTCGAGTCTGTCAAGATTATCCGACGGGCCACCCAGAAGTACACCGCCGAGCGTCTGTACTACATCCGAGGCCACAAGCGTCTGGATGTTGGCGATCTCGAGGCCTCCGTCAAGAAGGCAGCCgccaagcgaaagaagTTCCTCTTCAAGTAA
- a CDS encoding uncharacterized protein (Compare to YALI0F24255g, no similarity) — MQLSALALATLLATANAHFTVYYPGWRGDSHPTQTQGPCGGLNKIGERFKVNGKSVDVLLKTSHTSAITEYRLCLGDDCGTKSGSDGQKDFSKVLYGPINELGAGNFCMPGLPLGDLKDGQKGTIQVIMQAVDGNLYNCIDFEVDNSVDAFNAVCKNSTGVSAEAISNANAGSLAENTQGSGNSSGHAHGSSGSGSASASKTDSKSSAASGSASATSAAASSAASSAAASASATEEKNSGSLAYVNGALAIGGVVAAALLI; from the coding sequence ATGCAGCTCTCAGCCCTCGCCCTTGCCACTCTCCTGGCCACAGCTAACGCCCACTTCACCGTCTACTACCCCGGATGGAGAGGTGACTCTCACCCCACTCAGACCCAGGGCCCCTGCGGTGGTCTGAACAAGATCGGTGAGCGATTCAAGGTCAACGGAAAGTCCGTAGATGTCCTACTCAAGACCTCTCACACCTCCGCCATCACTGAGTACCGACTCTGTCTTGGTGACGACTGTGGTACCAAGTCTGGATCTGATGGCCAGAAGGACTTCAGTAAGGTGCTTTACGGCCCCATTAACGAGCTTGGTGCTGGAAACTTCTGCATGCCTGGTCTGCCTCTTGGCGATCTCAAGGACGGCCAGAAGGGAACCATTCAGGTCATCATGCAGGCTGTTGACGGTAACCTGTACAATTGCATTGATTTCGAGGTTGATAACTCTGTTGACGCTTTCAACGCCGTCTGCAAGAACTCTACCGGTGTTTCCGCTGAGGCTATTTCCAACGCCAACGCAGGCTCTCTCGCCGAGAACACCCAGGGCTCCGGTAACTCCTCTGGCCACGCCCACGGTTCTTCTGGCTCCGGTTCCGCCTCCGCATCCAAGACTGACTCCAAGTCCTCTGCTGCCTCCggctctgcttctgccACCTCCGctgctgcctcttctgctgcttcttctgccgcTGCTTCTGCCTCCGCtaccgaggagaagaactCCGGCTCTCTGGCCTACGTCAACGGCGCTCTTGCCAtcggtggtgttgttgccGCCGCCCTCCTCATCTAA
- a CDS encoding uncharacterized protein (Compare to YALI0F24387g, highly similar to uniprot|P02992 Saccharomyces cerevisiae YOR187w TUF1 translation elongation factor TU mitochondrial) has product MFFKTLASVRPAAQRVATSVASNKVLFARGYAAFDRSKPHVNIGTIGHVDHGKTTLTAAITKVLAEKGGAKFLDYNSIDRAPEERARGITISTSHVEYETANRHYAHVDCPGHADYIKNMITGAAQMDGAIIVVAAGDGSKPQTREHLLLARQVGVQNLVVFVNKVDQIEDKEILELVDMEMRDLLTQYGFDGDNTPVIMGSALCALEGKQKDIGEDAIVSLMEAVDEHIPTPNRDLEKPFLMPVEEIYSISGRGTVVTGRVERGNLKKGEEIELVGYNKKPVKAVVTGIEMFKKDLDSAMAGDNAGILLRGIKRDEIKRGMVISKPGTVSAHTKFLASLYVIPTEEGGRATSFGSNYRPQMYIRTSSVTAILTFPEGTDESQTVNPGDNTEMVFELVHPTPVEVNQRFNIREGGKTVGTGLVTRVIQ; this is encoded by the coding sequence ATGTTCTTCAAAACGCTTGCTAGTGTGCGACCCGCCGCCCAGCGAGTGGCCACCTCCGTTGCCAGCAACAAGGTCCTCTTTGCCCGAGGTTACGCTGCCTTTGACCGATCCAAGCCCCACGTGAACATTGGAACCATTGGCCACGTTGACCACGGAAAGACCACTCTGACCGCCGCTATCACCAAGGTGCTTGCCGAGAAGGGCGGCGCCAAGTTCCTGGACTACAATTCTATCGACCGAGCTCCCGAGGAGCGAGCTCGAGGTATCACCATTTCTACCTCCCACGTTGAGTACGAGACTGCTAACCGACACTACGCCCACGTTGACTGTCCCGGTCACGCCGATTACATCAAGAACATGATCACCGGTGCCGCCCAGATGGACGGTGCTAtcattgttgttgctgctggagacggTTCTAAGCCCCAGACCCGAGAGCATCTGCTGCTTGCTCGACAGGTTGGTGTTCAGAACCTGGTTGTTTTCGTTAACAAGGTTGATCAGATTGAGGATaaggagattctggagctcgTTGACATGGAGATGCGAGATCTGCTGACCCAGTACGGATTTGATGGTGACAACACTCCCGTCATCATGGGCTCTGCTCTGTGCGCTCTTGAGGGCAAGCAGAAGGACATTGGTGAAGACGCCATTGTTTCCCTTATGGAGGCCGTTGATGAGCACATCCCTACCCCTAACCGTGATCTTGAGAAGCCCTTCCTGATGCCCGTTGAGGAGATTTACTCCATCTCTGGCCGAGGAACCGTCGTTACTGGTCGAGTCGAGCGAGGAAACCTGAAGAAGGGTGAGGAAATCGAGCTTGTTGGCTACAACAAGAAGCCCGTCAAGGCCGTCGTTACTGGTATTGAGATGTTCAAGAAGGATCTCGACTCCGCCATGGCTGGTGACAATGCCGGTATCCTGCTCCGAGGTATCAAGCGAGACGAGATCAAGCGAGGTATGGTCATCAGCAAGCCTGGTACCGTCAGCGCCCACACTAAGTTCCTTGCTTCTCTTTACGTCATCCCCACCGAGGAGGGAGGCCGAGCCACCTCTTTTGGCAGCAACTACCGACCCCAGATGTACATCCGAACCTCTTCCGTCACCGCCATCCTGACTTTCCCCGAGGGTACCGACGAGTCCCAGACCGTCAACCCCGGTGACAACACTGAGATGGTTTTCGAGCTTGTTCACCCTACCCCTGTGGAGGTCAACCAGCGATTCAACATCCGAGAGGGTGGAAAGACTGTTGGTACCGGTCTTGTGACCCGAGTCATTCAGtaa
- a CDS encoding uncharacterized protein (Compare to YALI0F24277g, weakly similar to uniprot|P49573 Saccharomyces cerevisiae YPR124w CTR1 copper transport protein), giving the protein MSHDHGSMDMGGMDMGGSSSGGMSHSMAMTFHSNMVDALFSDQWTPSNRGQYAGTCIFIVFFAMIYRGLFVVKFKLDEKLIKCGKLNKQVVALNDIGRDQPYKSLRDIEDELDEEEEQERLQKLERPDQPSPAPTMTTRQGPRPWRLSVDVPRAAIQTVLSGVGYLLMLITMTYNVGYFVSVLGGIFLGELLFARYAS; this is encoded by the coding sequence atgaGCCACGACCACGGAAGCATGGATATGGGCGGCATGGACATGGGCGGCTCGTCGTCCGGAGGAATGTCCCACAGCATGGCCATGACTTTCCACTCCAACATGGTGGACGCTCTGTTTTCAGATCAATGGACTCCCTCCAACCGAGGCCAGTACGCGGGAACGTGTATTTtcattgtgttttttgCCATGATCTATCGaggtctgtttgtggtgaagttcaagctggacgagaagcTCATCAAGTGTggcaagctcaacaagcaggTGGTGGCTCTGAACGACATCGGCCGAGACCAGCCCTACAAGAGTCTGCGAGATATCGAGGATGAGCtcgatgaggaggaggagcaggaacGACTTCAGAAGCTCGAGCGTCCCGACCAGCCCTCTCCTGCGCCCACAATGACTACTCGACAAGGTCCTCGTCCCTGGAGACTTTCCGTGGACGTTCCTCGAGCAGCCATTCAGACGGTGCTCTCCGGCGTGGGTTACTTGCTCATGCTTATCACCATGACCTACAACGTGGGCTACTTTGTGTCGGTTCTCGGCGGCATCTTCCTCGGAGAGCTGCTGTTTGCCCGTTACGCAAGCTAG
- a CDS encoding uncharacterized protein (Compare to YALI0F24343g, no similarity) produces the protein MVFQQSCVFKLALSTGPTGLFLLQNVEQLLFLLFGLLLLDLVGCAEVLSKLLGLPDTLHSAAVQRSKRVVLRLRLLSILLSGHTSSLGSQHGPETTLSTAKTHIPAQVDVTSCSRQALKTLASSGAEISLGCGVRGQFFESAFDSDVDIIISQNVFLDISQTTGGGDEYSGHVGGGGEARVLCTVVLCSGWMLVIQIILWFRLWCMVRVRKNSTKHYITCMYVPIQNKHFGLDETELERLVTGCEKIIWVE, from the coding sequence ATGGTCTTCCAGCAGTCGTGTGTTTTCAAACTTGCTCTTTCGACTGGACCCACTGGTCTTTTCCTTCTGCAGaatgttgagcagcttctgtttcttctcttcggcctccttcttcttgatctcgtcggCTGTGCTGAGGTACTCTCcaagctccttggcctgcCGGATACTCTTCATTCGGCGGCCGTCCAGCGTTCGAAAAGAGTCGTTCTCCGTCTCCGTCTTCTTTCTATTCTTCTTTCGGGCCATACGTCCTCCCTGGGCTCGCAGCATGGACCCGAAACCACCCTTTCCACCGCAAAGACGCATATTCCAGCGCAAGTAGATGTCaccagctgcagcagacaggctctcaagactCTGGCCTCCTCTGGTGCTGAGATATCCCTTGGCTGTGGCGTTAGGGGGCAGTTCTTTGAGAGCGCTTTCGATAGCGACGTGGACATCATCATCAGCCAAAACGTGTTTCTGGATATCTCTCAGACCACTGGGGGTGGAGATGAATATAGTGGGCAtgtcggtggtggtggcgaGGCGAGGGTTTTGTGTACCGTGGTGTTGTGCTCTGGATGGATGTTGGTGATACAAATTATATTATGGTTCAGATTATGGTGCATGGTACGAGTGAGGAAAAACTCGACCAAGCACTACATtacttgtatgtatgtaccgATCCAGAATAAGCACTTTGGACTGGATGAGACTGAATTAGAGCGGTTGGTAACTGGTTGTGAGAAAATAATATGGGTAGAATAA
- a CDS encoding uncharacterized protein (Compare to YALI0F24189g, no similarity): protein MSISASISTATPAQSSPYQLPLDDHMQEFEWLRVVESVLADREYSETEITQKELDELIPTLDSLEISTDEDDEISFGDYIHFSPTRIEHPEGTPRPQTHSEMRSRTPRSIPRTEWTRKPGSITPLEVHSPLELKRDTNGGTPRRNRPTKIPVLSSRLGPPIVPVGTEPTKPGLSAFRSNLQFSHLPKLKVFEDDSEEDAEAREDDSGKDSYGDDSSVQFLSEIVHNDSSVQIIEPVQRQPPSVSPPSTPPRTQSSQLGFAANVTQPLRRSRRLAEAELYNEPPSPGRICSPIKREINLKPSLRVSGNTPSSSKLISSLHSALTGSEPIGFYSANDLRARLEGKEIRDRFFDGRKRRTRRNQRGVKWAEELEW from the coding sequence ATGTCCATCTCAGCTTCCATCTCGACCGCAACCCCGGCCCAGAGCTCGCCGTACCAACTACCTCTGGACGACCACATGCAAGAGTTTGAATGGTTAAGGGTCGTCGAAAGCGTTCTAGCAGACAGAGAGTACTCGGAGACAGAAATTACacagaaggagctcgacGAGCTCATCCCGACGCTCGACAGCCTGGAGATCAGCACcgatgaggatgacgaAATTTCATTCGGAGACTACATTCATTTTTCGCCCACCAGAATCGAGCACCCAGAGGGGACACCAcgaccacaaacacactcAGAAATGCGAAGCaggaccccaagaagcATACCCAGAACGGAGTGGACTCGCAAACCTGGCTCCATAACACCCCTTGAAGTCCATTCACCCCTGGAGCTGAagagagacacaaacggaGGCACACCTCGAAGAAATCGACCTACCAAGATCCCAGTGCTCAGTTCGAGGCTCGGGCCTCCCATTGTTCCTGTCGGGACAGAACCGACCAAGCCAGGACTCTCTGCCTTCCGGTCCAATCTCCAATTCAGTCACCTACCAAAGCTCAAGGTGTTCGAGGACGACTCTGAAGAGGATGCAGAAGCACGAGAAGATGACTCTGGGAAGGACTCATATGGGGACGACAGTTCAGTTCAATTCCTCTCAGAAATAGTCCACAACGACAGCTCAGTTCAAATCATCGAACCCGTTCAACGGCAACCTCCGTCagtgtctcctccttcaacaccacctcGTACTCAGTCTTCCCAACTCGGATTCGCGGCCAATGTCACACAGCCGCTTcgaagaagcagaagactTGCGGAGGCCGAGTTGTATAACGAGCCACCGTCGCCTGGGCGAATCTGTAGCCCCATAAAGCGCGAAATCAACCTCAAGCCATCGCTGAGAGTGTCCGGAAACACGCCATCATCCAGCAAACTAATTTCGTCGCTGCATTCAGCACTAACGGGTTCGGAACCAATTGGATTTTATAGCGCCAACGATCTACGGGCCCGGCTGGAGGGGAAGGAAATCAGAGACCGGTTTTTCGACGGTCGCAAACGGCGCACCAGAAGAAACCAACGGGGTGTCAAATGGGCTGAGGAGCTCGAGTGGTAA
- a CDS encoding uncharacterized protein (Compare to YALI0F24431g, weakly similar to uniprot|P53721 Saccharomyces cerevisiae YNR018w) yields the protein MKLVTKEQTNDFYNDILKHGFVGLGIGTVVGFGLLYAARKRPVYRTYGGFAKAFTVLAPASIGMVFSAEQRSFAYDREAYKFGDLHPDEIARQKEIQALPTSQRILYYVSQNKYKMIVGAWAASVGGSLWLINRDKIMTQPQKVVQARMYAQALTVVLLLGTLGLTMYEEKHPVQIKSYDYQKDAWKRMLEDEEARLNAAKN from the coding sequence atgAAGCTCGTTACTAAGGAACAAACCAACGATTTCTACAACGATATTCTCAAGCACGGCTTTGTCGGTCTTGGTATCGGTACCGTTGTTGGTTTCGGTCTTCTGTATGCTGCTCGAAAGCGACCTGTCTACCGAACTTACGGAGGTTTCGCCAAGGCCTTCACTGTGCTCGCTCCCGCCTCCATTGGTATGGTCTTTTCTGCTGAGCAGCGATCTTTTGCTTATGACCGAGAGGCCTACAAGTTTGGTGACCTCCACCCCGATGAGATTGCCCGACAGAAGGAGATCCAGGCTCTTCCCACTTCCCAGCGAATCCTCTACTACGTTTCTCAGAACAAATACAAGATGATTGTCGGCGCATGGGCTGCTTCCGTCGGAGGTTCTCTCTGGCTCATTAACCGAGACAAGATCATGACTCAACCCCAGAAGGTGGTTCAGGCTCGAATGTACGCCCAGGCCCTCACTGTCGTACTCCTGCTCGGTACCCTTGGTCTCACCATGTACGAGGAGAAGCACCCCGTCCAGATCAAGTCTTACGACTACCAGAAGGATGCTTGGAAGCGAATGcttgaggacgaggaggctcGACTCAACGCTGCTAAGAACTAA
- a CDS encoding uncharacterized protein (Compare to YALI0F24409g, weakly similar to uniprot|P53721 Saccharomyces cerevisiae YNR018w, similar to Saccharomyces cerevisiae YNR018W; ancestral locus Anc_6.314), whose translation MKVATPEEIKEYNHTCLIGGIKGAGVGALLGIGLAFTLKKRQPHLFGNMSATVKVGTGIVPGLAGFSIGAEKAGEAYDDKKYSGAYLDMEHRKEQQAGFMHYLKEHKYKCVFGGWVVSMAGSMWYVFRDKYMTSTQKIVQARMYAQASTIILLFATLAFSASDNLGGGNNSRDFLGKDGKVHHHHVQLEHSDDWKELVKEEEDRLKEAKAEAKQHSQELKAEVKSTADEIKEKTKGKFDEAKKSAADAAEDAADKAEDVADDAKEKAEEYKEDVKKAVK comes from the coding sequence ATGAAAGTCGCTACTCCCGAAGAAATCAAAGAATACAACCACACCTGTCTGATTGGCGGTATCAAGGGCGCTGGTGTCGGTGCCCTGCTGGGTATCGGTCTGGCATtcactctcaagaagcgacAGCCTCATCTGTTTGGAAACATGAGTGCAACAGTAAAGGTCGGAACCGGCATTGTCCCCGGTCTGGCTGGTTTCTCAATTGGTGCTGAGAAGGCTGGAGAGGCATatgacgacaagaagtACTCTGGTGCATATCTCGACATGGAGCACCGAAAAGAGCAGCAAGCCGGATTCATGCACTACCTCAAGGaacacaagtacaagtgtgtCTTTGGTGGTTGGGTTGTTTCCATGGCTGGTTCCATGTGGTATGTTTTCCGAGACAAGTACATGACTAGTACCCAGAAGATTGTCCAGGCTCGAATGTACGCCCAGGCCTCCACAATCATTCTTCTGTTTGCCACTCTTGCTTTCTCTGCCAGTGATAACCTTGGCGGCGGTAACAACTCTCGAGACTTCCTTGGAAAGGATGGAAAGgttcaccaccaccacgtcCAGCTTGAGCACAGCGATGACTGGAAGGAGCTtgtgaaggaggaggaggaccgACTGAAGGAAGCAAAGGCTGAGGCTAAGCAGCACTCTcaggagctcaaggccgaggTCAAGAGCACTGctgacgagatcaaggagaagacaaaGGGCAAATTCGatgaggccaagaagagtGCTGCTGATGCCGCTGAGGACGCTGCCGACAAGGCTGAGGATGTTGCTGACGatgccaaggagaaggctgagGAGTACAAGGAGGACGTTAAGAAGGCCGTCAAATAG
- a CDS encoding uncharacterized protein (Compare to YALI0F24321g, similar to uniprot|P32502 Saccharomyces cerevisiae Translation initiation factor eIF-2B beta subunit (eIF-2B GDP-GTP exchange factor) (Guanine nucleotide exchange factor subunit GCD7) (GCD complex subunit GCD7) YLR291c) encodes MSSQNRGDREIDIFVEQFISQLKRRQLSGSHAVALATAQLLLRFVSAARWNHIDSLVKDIRALGVRLVQTAPKEIACRNIVSRVLTLIREEQHGHKAENGGLSGSMLGLLEKNDKKEEVLDKAALRQANRDIRPYIIEGIQDLIDEVANIEENIAKMSVDEIHDNQIILTPTPASETVLLFLLKAARKRNFTVLVTEGFPNQIDAAHNMVEKLTKAGVEAIIIPDAAVYAVMSKVGRVIMGTSTVLANGGCLSSAGSALVCATATQHSTPVVVLTAIYKLSPVYPFDVPSMIEIGSSAQVADYSDSEIVEGFQVFNPLADYVPPEDIQIYNTNIGEFSPAFIYRIVLDHYSDAGNL; translated from the exons ATGTCCAGTCAGAACCGAGGCGACCGAGAAATTGATATTTTCGTTGAGCAGTTCATCAG CCAACTGAAACGTCGACAGTTGTCGGGATCACACGCAGTTGCTCTGGCCACGGCACAACTGCTTCTGCGGTTTGTTTCTGCCGCAAGATGGAATCACATTGACTCTCTAGTCAAGGACATTCGTGCCCTGGGAGTGCGTCTGGTGCAGACCGCCCCCAAGGAGATTGCGTGTCGAAATATCGTATCGCGAGTGCTGACACTGATTCGGGAGGAGCAGCACGGCCACAAGGCCGAAAACGGCGGGCTTAGCGGCAGCATGCTGGGTCttttggagaagaacgacaagaaggaggaggtgctggaCAAGGCTGCTTTGCGACAGGCGAACCGAGATATCCGGCCCTACATCATCGAGGGTATTCAGGATCTGATTGACGAGGTCGCCAACATCGAGGAGAACATTGCCAAAATGTCTGTCGACGAGATCCACGACAACCAGATCATTCTGACCCCGACCCCTGCATCCGAAACCgtgctgctgtttctgctcAAGGCCGCACGTAAGCGAAACTTCACCGTTCTGGTCACCGAGGGCTTCCCCAACCAGATTGATGCAGCACACAACATGGTGGAGAAACTGACAAAGGCCGGAGTCGAGGCCATCATCATCCCCGATGCTGCCGTCTACGCCGTCATGTCTAAGGTCGGACGAGTCATCATGGGCACTTCTACCGTGCTGGCCAATGGAGGATGTCTTTCATCAGCTGGATCTGCTCTCGTTTGCGCCACAGCAACACAGCATTCCACCCCCGTGGTGGTACTTACAGCCATCTACAAGCTGTCCCCCGTGTACCCCTTCGATGTGCCCAGCATGATTGAGATTGGCTCTTCGGCACAGGTGGCCGACTACTCCGACTCGGAGATTGTGGAGGGCTTTCAAGTGTTCAACCCTCTTGCCGATTACGTGCCCCCGGAGGACATCCAGATCTACAACACAAACATTGGCGAGTTCAGCCCTGCCTTTATATATAGAATTGTGCTGGATCACTACAGTGATGCGGGTAACTTGTGA